Sequence from the Amaranthus tricolor cultivar Red isolate AtriRed21 chromosome 1, ASM2621246v1, whole genome shotgun sequence genome:
AATTACATACCATGGATTAAGTTGTAGGTCAatggaaaaaattataaataattagacATTTTGAAGCGCCTTATGCCCTTATTCCTATTTTCGACTACTAAATTCCTTTTCGTTTACTTGGGTGCTCATCTTCTCTGATTTTTACtcgtttttattattattattattattattattattttcattattttttttatttttttataattttattttatctttatacattttatttatcattgtttTATGTTTAAGGGTCACACTTGTATGATAAGATGCAGACTTGCGGAGTTAACTTCAACCTCACTCGGTCCAATCCGTTGCTGAAACTTCTCTTATTCTTTCTCAAGTTAATGGACTTTTTGACCACACTCTCCTTTATAAATATGAATTGCCGTCATCCTTCCCTCTCGATCCTAACCATAATTTTCTATGAACGGGATACACCGggtataataatgataatacaaTTATTTGATTGTACAAGAGGTTTGCAATGGTGTTTTGTACTAGATACTTTTAATTAACTAAACGATAATTACAATATAATCATTtgataatcacaaattattGGTACATCTAAGCAAGTGATGATATACAGCTAAGTCCATGTCAACATTCTTACATTTGAAGTCATCTTGATGTTTTAGTCATAAATTAGACATGAAATTCATCTcgcacaaattgttgtatgagataATCTCACCGAGAAACAAATTTCATATATTGGTCAAAAAGCCCATGTAATATACATTATGAGAATATAGACTCCTTTCTTGGGGTCGATCTCTTACAAGAGACATATTGTATAGATGATATTAAAAAAGAGGTTAAATATGTAGATGAGATAAATGGGTGGTTTGGTCCATTTTCAAATAAGAAAACTGAGCAAAACAAATTGGACAAcatgaaatagaaaatgagtCAAACCGAAAAGTGCGGAAGTAGTACTTCAAAAATATTAAGTTCATTTGCACCCCTGTATTGTAATTGTAAACAATATGCAAGATACCATACTTCTATTGAACACTCACCAGCCAAAGCTAATACCTGTAATTTTCACAAGAATCTGCAAAGTTTGAGATATACCAGTTTTCAAATACTTACTAATTTGGTGCGGCAACAAACTGTGACCGATAGGAATATGTAACGCGTGCTGTTAGGAATACCTCGTCTGAAATACAACAAGACTAACCCGAAATCAAATCAATGGTTGGACTCGATTGAATCAATATCATCTGTTGGTGAAAGATGAACTTCTATGCCATTTCCTTCACTTATAGACTCTTCTGCATTGGTTTTTCCATTTGAACTTCCATGTTCGTTAGCCTCAGCTTGATGCTTGTTTCCTTCATCGTCTATTTTATCATATCTATTTGTACTTGTACTTGTTACGGGATCCTGTGGAAGATCCTGCAGCTGCAAAACATTCAGAATCCATCAAAACAATTAAAGCCTTCGGGATTctatgttttgattttagaCTGCAATTCTCGTCATTCTTTTGTTCAGATTCTCTATAAGACTGCTTACCCCCAGACTTTGCAAACTAGCAGCCACGTCTTCCTGTTGTTGCTGCAGCGTTGTTCTTAGTTCTGAAAATTCCTAAAAGTAGGAGGGAACAGGGAAGAACTTTTAGCAACGGAAGATTATTCATTCAGGATGAAGAAACATGAAAAATTACTCACTGATCGGAGTTGATTAACTTCAACAATTAAAGATTTCCGGAGTCCTACAAGTTCCTGAAAACAGAGCTCAGAAATTGCATCAGCAATATAATTAGAAAGCACTCGCATGAAAGAAAAAAACGTACTCATTGGATTAAGTATTAAAACTTATCAGTCATATACAATAGCAGATAAGACACAAAAATcccaagaaaaccattcaataAAAATCGAAAAACCTGTCTTCTATCAGAAAAATTACTTGAAATTGATATACTAATGGCTCTAGCAGAAAAGAGTGTTTTTGCATTTTCTTCCTGACGAACAAGAATAACTTCAGGAATTGCAAGTTAGACAATATCAAATGATGCCTGCTAAATTTAAATGCTGATTTTGATAGGGTTTAATCTCAAAAATAGTCCAAACTCCCAATTTTATCAATCAAACCATCAGCATTCTTTCAGTATTATAGGACAGTATTCTGCAAAAAAACTGCAgagcataaataaaaataacattgcAAAATAATGATCCCATAAAGATATGATTTAATTCAGCTGAGCACTAAACTTTCCAGCCAGCACTTAAACCATCAAACAAAATCATCTTTTCTAGAATCATACAGTGATGAATTAGGTCAAAGGCTCCAAGGGCATTATCGACTTTTCACATTTAATTGGTCtttatgttttgttaattaGAATAGTTGTTATTTTTAGTTGTCTTGTGGGGCTTAGGCTATATATAGAGCCACCCTTGTAATAATAAATAAGCTTTTGAATCGTGAATAAGAAGAAAGTGTTCTTTTAGGAGTCATTAGGCAGACTCGAATTGTCCATTATTGTGTGTTTATTATGCAGTCTTGGGTGGGGTCTTGGCCGGTGTATtacaatggtatcagagccaaacaATTCCAGTGACCGGAAACTCGCCGGCAAtggcaaaagtccaaaaaatacgCAAAAAGAtgatcttgattggtttctTGAGGGTTTTAGGGCTGAAATTTCTCCTTTAGACATGGTTCAAAGGGCTGTCCAAAGTGGGTTCATCCACTCATTCAAACCAACATCCACCAATGAAATCTAAGAGAAGTGGGGAAAAGGCATTTGTGAAATTTGTGATGAACATTTTGATTCGGAACATGATGGTAGTCACAAAGGATTTTCACACCTCATCCTACATCAAGAAATGAAGGATGAATTAATGGCATTTGTATACcataagggaaaaaaaaaagaatatgaaaaagaagagtGTGTAAAGGTTGAAGATAAGGGGAAAGAGGTAAGAGAGTCGGATAAATGTAAGGTTCAGCTTACAGATCAGGAAGAGACATTGAAGAATCAAGATTTATtagaattattagaattagTTATTTTCCAACACTAAATTTCGATTAAGGGAATtggagggaaaggaaagggagGGATTTGAATGGATgtacttttttttgtttggatAACGATTTTAGTGGGGAAGAACTTGGAAGAAAGAGAATCAAAGGGATTCAGTTTCTTAGTCTTTGAATGGACAAATCTTTCCAAAAGTGGAAAGATTTGAAAGGAAGATGAATTTTCTTTTCATCTCTCGTCCCTTCCCTCCTAAGCAAACAACGGAAGCTTTCCGCTCTTCCCCTTACCTTCgcttcctttcctttccctccGACGTCATTCAAAGTGTAAAGCGTGTAGTATATTCCAGAACAAGCACTTCAAAGTTCAAACCAAAATCTTTCATTACATCATACGTTGGCTGCCATTAGTTTATTCGTTTTTGGATTTGATAACTTTTATGGTCCAAGCTTCTTTCCTGGTGAGATATGTGTGCATTTACCAAGTCGATAGACATAAAGAAACAGTGCCTCAAAGCTCCGAACCAGGGTCTAGGGCACTGTACTCCATGAACTGAATTGCAGCAGAAGCTTAACATGGTTGGAGCCTTACACTCCCAATTAGATATCCTAGTTTGTGTCAGTTCCCTTTGTTATTTAGACCAACTGATTGGAACTGAACTTATTATaacttattcatttttattagtTAGGGCCAACTGACCAAAACTTACTTAAACATATTAGCTTTATTGAGTAGTCAAACTAAGAGTGAGAATGATGGAAAAAACCTATTAGAGCTGAGCAGAACTTATTAGAATTAAACTAGAATGAAAATAAGTTGGGGTAATCAAGCCCTTGGTCAAAAAATTATACCTCTCCTAactgccttagattagtttagttgaTTTCAGCCTTATGTCCTAGTTCAAAGAGAATTAGTTGTTTTGTGTAGCTTAGAACAGAGAGAAGAAGAGAAGCAATTGCAGAATGTGGATAGACAGAAAAAATAGAAGCAGAGAGAGAATAGAGAGAATGGAAAGTTTATATGTATAGAAGAGTAGTGCTCCCCAGCGCTCTTAAAGTGGCTCAGTAACTCCAATAGACTATACAGCACTCCAATGTACTACAAACATGAAAGAAAACCATCCCTCCCAAATTGCTTATATAGGCTAAGAGTTCCATTCTAGAATACCCTTGTAACAACTTTCTAAACAACACAGCAATTAATAACAGAAGTATTAAAGATTTCCCAACTACATCTTTCCCGATACAGATTCATAACAAATTGCATTACAGAATTCAGCTAAAATTACTTTCTTCTCTCTTCTAGAATATCATGCTTGAGGCTAGGTACCTCCCCTTCCATGAAAATTTCTTGGGACAAAGGTATGAAGAAACAGTAAGCTCTAATCTTCATTCAATAGTCATGTAACCTCCTAGACAAATGGTTTTATGCATGCTTGTAAGAACAAGACATTTACAGCATCATTCATTCGGAATGGcagttgaaaatgaaaatggcaAGATGAGGATTGTGTCAAAAGCAGAGATAGCCAATCTTGAAGAGCATAATGTTTTTTATAGTCTCATTGAGAAGGTAATACTCTGCTTATGAGATTTGAATAGCTTTTCTGTTTTCTGTTTCTCTATTTCTATCTCATAATTAAAAATGCAAGCCCATCTACATAATGCTCAATGTTTTTTGTAAACAAATCACAAAAGGACACATAATTGCAAAATTTCACAAGTTATTACATCACTGAAAGTTTCAGGTATCATCCAATGTTTTGGTGACTTATTGAATCAGAGCTTTTCATAAAGGCTATCCATTTTCAAATAGCGTTGCAAAAAGGTGTGAAAAATCTCTCAGGTTGGCATAGGCTAGAGAAATCATACCTTATTTCAGCAAATTACATTCAAGGATATATTTGGGACATACATCCCTGATCCTggaattatataattatatgctTCATTTTGacaaaattacttgttatgataGAAAAAATACTAAAGCACATGTCGCAAATCAAGTTTGCAAAAGGTTTCTAAGAAACATGAAGAGATGGAGCTATGTAGCATAAGTTCACATCAATAAAGGTTCATGAGTTTAATTTTGAGCTACCTCTCCTCactatataatttaaagttctgTCCTATCACAAAAGCAAACTTTACATTTAAAAAAACTCTCAAGTAGAAATATGAGTTCCTTCTCTACCCTTTACAAGTGCACCCTCAAGGCCTGAACTCTGTCTCGAATCCCAAAAAGTTCTACAGTAAAGAGTCAACTGACAAGTGGGAACCCCCCACCCCGGCAAGACTTTAACCATAAAGGCTAGAAAATTTGTGATGCCAAGAACAACCACTACCCTATTATAAGAATTCTCAAACTAAGATGTGGAGGGAATCCTATCAAAAgagaagggggggggggggagtgaGGTACAAATTCAAggcaaaataaaagattaaacaATACATAAGgacttaaagaaataaaatccTAGGTCATACCCTTTTATAGTGAAACACACATGAAAAAATCATGGATGTCGTCGCAATTGCAGTATTGGGACACAACACTTCACAATGTTACAATACATTTTGTGGACATCGTTATGTGAATTGTTATATTGAAAAAATCCATTTTATTATAGTAATTCAAGTTTTCTAGagcaaatatttaaattaatgcttTTAATAGGccttttaaaaataatacacTTAAAGCTGAGCTCAGTAGCATGgacttgtgagttgtgacccAAGTGGGGGCATTACTTCATGAACTCAGCCTCCTGGGTTGGAACAAATTGTTGGCTTTATGCTGGCTCGCTCTATCCAAGTTGAGAGTTGGTCCATGTAGTTTGGTGAAAATTGGAACTTCATGCAGGGAGACTGGTTTCATGgaacaatgaaaattgatttACTTAAAATATGTGTgcgtatgtgtgtgtgtatatatatatatatgactaatATGTTAAAACAACAACTTATAATGGTTGTTACGTAACGAGTTTTCCAGTTTGTTAAGTTTAAAATCCAATATAAAGCGGCCATTTTGGAATGGAACATCCTCATTTTTATTCCATGGTAAACATCTACCTTGCAACATTTCcttctttaatttttgtatgcacctaataatttttttttttttttttttgagaatgagctaattttaattaatccaaaacaaagaaaaatacaaTCAAATACTAGGCCAAGGCCTCATGAGATAAAGCtagctaattaaattaaaagcaAAATACATCTTTCTACCAAACCTCATCTTTAACAGACCTTTAGAAATACTCGATATTTTTATCCTTGTCTCATGTTGGATCCTACTAAGAGTGCTATCAACAGAGCGCACAAAGAAATTCCATACAGCTTCAATACTAACACCCAAATATGATAAGTAAAGTTAGCCAGAACAAGGGTTTCGAGCAAtataacataattcgctagttaagTCACTTTTTGAATTCACAAATCGCTCAAATTTGGCcaaaaataacccaaaatcgaccataatttGTTTTTCTCGATTCGTGATTCGCAAGAAGGTTgatgaatcatgtgacactactTTCGAGCCATTGCACTCCTAACACGATATTTAAGTGCCCTATTCCAAAGCAAAAAAAGCTGCCTCGAAAGAAATTCCTGGTAATGACAATTTCACTCCCTTACACTCACCTTGCCCCAAAATTGATCCACTTTAATTTGAACAAGGAACATAATCATCATAACCCTAATAACATCTCAACCACTACAACtatcataaaattaaaacagtgatgtaaaaacaaaaaattacctaaaacaTTGATCTCAAATAATATGCTCTCAGCATTTAACAATAAAGTACTTTCGAAATATACATTAGATGAAAAATAGCTCATTTGAACGTCACCAATGAGAAGAAAAGTCTgaataagaatgaaaaaatgCAGTAAAAGTTATTGGTCCTAAACAGTGTCTGCCAACACCAATCACAAATGTGGAGTTCTAAAAAATATTATGGAAAACATAACACCAAACCCTATTATTGATTTCATATGCAGCCCAAAAATATATCACCATTCCAAATTACAACGAATAAGAATACAAATTGGTAAAGATTACCAATTATAATATGCTGACAGCCAAAACAAagaatcaatcaataaaattcaGAATACTTTTTTGACCTTCCAAACCATATTGATAGAAACTTTCTATCAATACTTATGTAGCATATACATGGTGcatttcattgaacattgagAAAGAAGCCTAAATACTTGGTGTACCAAAGGTGACCACCTTTCAACAATGTTACTAATACAACTAACATTCAATTACCCAATGTCATTTAGTCCTTTCACCTAAATGGCGTTCGGAGATCCAAGGGATAACAAAGTGAATATTACGAATTGAACTTTGGATACACAGGTCATAAGCAACTTCATACAAATAAGTAATACATATGATTTGACGATCAATTTTGATACGGTCTATTACAAATTGAAACCAAAGAACCGTGAatctttcaaaaaataaaaattatcacTAGAACTTTCAAAACCCCTCTTGAAATCTAacgttaaaaaataaaaattatcagACTCTAAAATGCAGCAAAATTTTAGTTAAGAGTCACAAATTCTAAATATCCTATACAAACAAAGTGTAATTCGtaattgaatttgaatttgaatttgataaagaaacaagaaaaattttaaagtgaGATGAAAAAGCTTACACTGCGATAGGTTTGAACTTGAGTATCTAAATTGGACCTCCATTTATGCAAATCTTGTTTTAAACTCTGTATCCTACCCAACAACTCCGTTCTCGATTCATTCAACTCCTAACAACCatgaaaaagaaatttaaaataaaaaaaaaaaaagaaaaaagaacagATTGCAATTCCAAAAAGAGAGATTAGTTAATTCTAAAATGAACATACCGCAATTTTGGCTTGAGTTGGAGCCAAATTCTCTTTCTTCTgcaaaacaattataaaaaataaaattattaatagaaATCAAATAGTGCAGAATTAATGAAGAGAAATGAGAAAGAAATCTGACGGAGGAGTCAAGAGGAGAAGTTGATTCGGGATCCGCCATTTGAATGCAAGGATCTGTTTACTAAATCTGAATTTGCTGCcaaattgatttgaatttgcaAGTGGAACGTTGCTGTGGAGCGTCGAAGatgataatataagtagacaaaTTGGCAAatcttcaaattcaaaaatgaatgaTGTGACTGAGGTAGTGAGGTGTCAGGTGTCGAGAAAATAAGTGGGTTTATACCCAAATATAGAATTttagtaaattcattttgacaAATCTTATGCCAATTCAGCTAGAATCCGCTTCTGATTCGATTCGATCTGAGAAATTTAGTCCAATTCGAGTTTGAGAAAAATGATATTTGACTACGAATTTGATTGTATAGGCCGAGTTCGATTCAGAAACGAATTGGAGTTGAACCTCATAAAAAACTGATACTTCGATCTCTACGACTCTGACTCCGACTCTACTCGAACTTTGAATATTAAAAGAGCGATTGGGTGAATTATAGCCAAGGTTGTCAAAAGTGTATATATAACTCAAACAAAAACAACTCTCGGAATCAAATTGTGATACCCCGGATTTAGCATGAAAAAGGATTGTTAGacactactcatatcaacaaggtgcatcttcttttcatgggagcccatttgctaagaacttcattgtaacaccccgtaatttatcgggtttttaaaaataaataaaatataataaaataaagtataacaaaataaaataaataagtaatatattaaactatactattttatatagttaattataataaaaaagtaagtttaattttatcggtaacaagttttatcgTGTACGATGTTATCCTGTGACGTTTCTTTGctgttttaacaaaagtataataattacttaattaattttaaaaaaatatattataatggaAGGGAGGTGAAGGGGTTTTGGAgggtatgggaggagtcttgtaactcctctcataatggtgtaattaggatTAATTAGGTTGGTCCTTAATTTCCCATATTAATC
This genomic interval carries:
- the LOC130817528 gene encoding uncharacterized protein LOC130817528, yielding MADPESTSPLDSSKKENLAPTQAKIAELNESRTELLGRIQSLKQDLHKWRSNLDTQVQTYRSELVGLRKSLIVEVNQLRSEFSELRTTLQQQQEDVAASLQSLGLQDLPQDPVTSTSTNRYDKIDDEGNKHQAEANEHGSSNGKTNAEESISEGNGIEVHLSPTDDIDSIESNH